One Erysipelothrix amsterdamensis DNA window includes the following coding sequences:
- a CDS encoding VanZ family protein, whose product MQTYFYPIRTALISFPFIAFAMLIPYLIYDYHKHGSVSKWRAVVIYSFIFYLLCAFYLVILPLPDRQTVHTHWKDMIQPIPFSFISDFIRESSMRLSNPSSILMGLKEGVFTQPVFNILMTVPFGIYLRYYFNCDLKKTVILSFILSLFFELTQLTGLYGLYPGPYRLFDVDDLILNTLGGLFGYGIAPLMTYFFPSREALDLESAEKSVRVTYIRRLVAYMIDTAIMSVVLSVFMLGMRAINPEVAQNHVFVSMVNFIGFIFFFAIWPIVHQGSTVGMSVVQVRIVAKQSASRIKSIILRTVLVYIFIIRFGDITGALFEMVSSTNLYVGTITSVLYLLVILGYWIFIVSHIISTLFRKDYRLFYERISKTSIVSTYHEKESMHS is encoded by the coding sequence ATGCAAACCTATTTTTATCCAATACGAACAGCTCTAATCAGTTTTCCTTTCATTGCATTTGCGATGTTAATTCCATATTTAATTTATGATTATCATAAACATGGCTCGGTCTCAAAATGGCGGGCTGTGGTAATCTACAGTTTTATTTTCTATTTACTGTGTGCTTTTTATCTGGTAATTTTACCATTACCCGATCGACAAACAGTGCATACACATTGGAAAGATATGATTCAACCCATTCCATTCTCATTTATATCAGACTTTATTCGAGAGTCCTCGATGCGTTTATCAAATCCAAGCTCTATTCTGATGGGATTAAAAGAGGGGGTATTCACTCAACCGGTTTTTAATATCCTGATGACTGTCCCTTTTGGAATTTATTTACGTTATTACTTTAACTGTGATTTAAAGAAAACAGTGATTTTAAGTTTTATACTATCATTGTTCTTTGAGTTAACACAGCTTACAGGGCTTTATGGACTGTATCCAGGACCTTATCGTTTATTCGATGTGGATGATTTAATCTTAAATACTTTGGGTGGGCTTTTCGGATATGGCATCGCACCCTTAATGACTTACTTTTTTCCATCTCGAGAAGCGTTGGACTTAGAATCTGCTGAAAAATCGGTTCGAGTTACTTATATACGGCGTCTTGTCGCTTATATGATTGATACAGCGATAATGTCAGTGGTTCTTTCAGTATTTATGCTTGGAATGCGTGCAATTAATCCCGAAGTAGCCCAGAATCATGTATTTGTGTCGATGGTTAACTTCATTGGATTCATCTTCTTTTTTGCGATATGGCCAATTGTACATCAAGGATCAACCGTAGGTATGTCAGTGGTGCAAGTACGTATCGTGGCAAAGCAGAGTGCATCAAGAATCAAATCTATAATTTTAAGAACTGTTCTTGTTTATATATTTATCATTCGTTTTGGAGATATTACAGGGGCACTGTTTGAAATGGTTTCATCAACCAATTTATATGTTGGTACCATTACGTCGGTCCTCTATTTATTGGTGATTTTAGGTTATTGGATATTTATTGTGAGTCATATTATTTCAACATTGTTTCGCAAGGATTATCGCCTTTTTTATGAACGGATTTCGAAAACATCTATTGTTAGTACTTATCATGAAAAAGAGTCGATGCATTCATAG
- a CDS encoding IS30 family transposase, translated as MKYKQLDKKMKDQIDILLSIGYSMRKAARKLNISHSTISRYKNNVYKKRTIDIREKYSHLIEYLHSHYDPKVHSVEVCLSNYKRYHPYKPCVSSQQVYNWINQGKLDIKPNRMCYKRRKRKKRISGMMNHLRWNLEEKTVLPISLRPKYIEKRNEIGHLEIDSIIGKKHESAAIISIVDRCSRMTWLIKAEYRYDYYTSNLIRKFIEENNITTKSITVDNGLEFKTLGITAKRLGVKLYKCDPYCSFQRGTNERANAIVRRFIPKGKSMYDIAQQYLDDICFKINSMPRKIFDFKTAYEIDFNKSKSGAVEI; from the coding sequence ATGAAGTATAAACAATTAGATAAAAAAATGAAAGACCAAATTGATATTCTATTAAGCATCGGCTACTCTATGCGCAAGGCAGCACGTAAACTCAATATATCTCATTCTACGATTTCTAGATATAAAAATAATGTCTATAAGAAACGAACGATTGATATTCGAGAAAAATATTCCCACCTAATCGAATATCTGCATTCTCACTATGATCCTAAAGTTCATTCGGTAGAAGTATGCTTGAGTAACTATAAACGATATCATCCATATAAACCGTGTGTTTCATCGCAGCAAGTCTATAACTGGATTAATCAAGGTAAACTTGATATAAAACCAAATAGAATGTGCTATAAACGTCGAAAACGTAAAAAGAGAATTAGTGGAATGATGAATCACTTGAGATGGAACTTGGAAGAGAAAACAGTACTTCCAATTAGCCTTAGACCTAAATACATTGAGAAACGTAACGAGATTGGCCATCTCGAAATCGACTCTATAATCGGTAAGAAACATGAATCTGCAGCGATTATATCCATTGTAGACCGCTGCTCAAGAATGACCTGGCTTATTAAAGCAGAATATCGATATGACTATTACACATCAAACTTAATTCGAAAATTTATTGAAGAGAATAATATAACCACGAAATCGATAACAGTAGATAATGGACTTGAATTTAAAACATTAGGAATTACAGCCAAGCGGTTGGGTGTGAAACTATATAAGTGTGATCCATACTGTTCTTTTCAACGTGGAACCAATGAACGAGCGAATGCAATAGTAAGAAGGTTTATACCAAAAGGTAAATCAATGTATGATATAGCGCAACAATATCTTGATGATATTTGCTTCAAAATTAACTCAATGCCGCGAAAAATATTTGACTTCAAAACGGCCTATGAGATAGACTTTAATAAAAGTAAAAGTGGTGCGGTTGAGATTTGA
- a CDS encoding MupG family TIM beta-alpha barrel fold protein gives MLGISSYFKDLDYGYLEAAAAIGVKYLFTSLHIPEEDLSKLDQEMPKFLSEVKRLGLELVPDISPATFEKLGIAANDYKALKTLGFTSLRLDYGFDDFDVVKSLQKDFDLMLNASVVNEPYILDALEAGVDFKNISVLHNFYPKTETGLSLDYFKKINEVFIRHNIKIMAFVPGDALKRFPLYEGLPTVEKHRQCNPYLAAVELIHDCGITDILIGDSKAHLETLFYIESYMKDSIMHIPAFFTKNAPDMYDKTFEVRKDLSENVIRMLTPRIPGIPVTDNGPRVRGAITIENELSGRYSGEMQICKKAFPMDARTNVIGFIHPDYVDLVHAIDRYTKIKFVRID, from the coding sequence ATGTTAGGTATCTCAAGCTATTTTAAAGATTTAGATTACGGATATTTAGAAGCTGCGGCTGCTATAGGAGTGAAGTATTTATTTACTTCACTTCATATTCCAGAAGAAGATTTATCGAAATTGGATCAAGAAATGCCAAAGTTTTTATCGGAAGTTAAACGCTTAGGTCTTGAACTAGTACCCGATATTTCTCCTGCAACTTTTGAGAAACTGGGAATTGCTGCAAATGATTATAAAGCACTTAAAACACTTGGTTTTACATCACTACGTCTTGACTATGGATTTGATGACTTTGATGTCGTTAAATCACTTCAAAAAGACTTTGATTTAATGTTGAATGCAAGTGTTGTAAATGAACCGTATATTCTTGATGCTTTGGAAGCAGGTGTTGATTTTAAGAATATTTCTGTTCTACATAACTTTTATCCTAAAACGGAGACGGGACTATCGTTAGATTATTTTAAAAAAATCAATGAAGTATTTATTCGTCACAATATAAAAATTATGGCTTTTGTACCCGGTGATGCTTTAAAACGATTCCCTCTTTATGAGGGTTTACCTACCGTTGAGAAACATCGTCAATGTAATCCGTATCTTGCAGCCGTGGAATTGATTCATGATTGTGGTATCACGGATATTCTAATTGGAGATAGTAAAGCACACCTTGAAACGTTATTCTATATTGAATCGTATATGAAAGATTCAATTATGCATATACCTGCATTCTTTACTAAAAATGCACCGGATATGTATGATAAAACGTTTGAAGTGCGTAAGGATTTATCTGAAAATGTGATTCGTATGTTAACACCACGTATTCCTGGGATTCCCGTAACCGATAATGGACCGCGTGTCCGTGGAGCGATTACGATTGAGAATGAATTATCGGGACGATACAGTGGTGAAATGCAAATTTGTAAAAAAGCATTTCCAATGGATGCACGAACCAATGTAATCGGATTTATTCATCCTGATTACGTAGATCTTGTTCATGCCATTGATCGATATACTAAAATAAAATTTGTGCGTATTGACTAA
- a CDS encoding PTS sugar transporter subunit IIC: MEKLTQFIEEKIAPPLIKFSQLKYVQVMQRTGLGIMSLLVIGSVFLLIASFPVKAWTDFLGDKRWVIAAASGVGTGFIALYTVITTSYGLVEYYNKQRGENHDIVQPMILAVASFLLLNPAQTVTTMVDGVEGKFTGVPSTYMGALGVFAALIVAIITVEIYRFVVNKKLVIKMPEGVPPMVSQSFIALIPSFFVILFWWLLGHVFQLNIPELIAGVFKPLVAVGDSPIVVMIATLLNRILWAVGIHGSNIVNSVGGTFWGQMSQLNLAAFEATGTLANLPHTYTSVFMDNYIWTGLFPLSLCLIMSKSPRLSGLGKLALAASLFNIGEPLIFGLPIMLNPLMMIPFILSYLVLALAAIVLTTLGVIPVPALMISWITPAPIKTYLATAGSIPATAFVLVGWVFMFLCFYPFVKAMEKNDLAEMAAAEQAEEN, from the coding sequence ATGGAGAAGTTAACACAATTTATAGAAGAGAAGATTGCCCCACCACTCATCAAATTTTCTCAGTTAAAATACGTTCAAGTAATGCAACGTACTGGACTTGGAATCATGTCCTTATTAGTTATTGGTTCTGTATTTTTACTTATTGCATCATTCCCGGTTAAAGCTTGGACTGATTTCTTAGGAGATAAACGCTGGGTTATTGCAGCAGCATCTGGAGTAGGGACAGGTTTTATTGCCCTCTATACTGTAATCACGACATCTTATGGATTGGTCGAGTACTACAACAAACAACGCGGAGAAAATCACGATATTGTTCAACCGATGATCCTAGCCGTTGCATCATTCTTACTTTTAAATCCAGCACAAACTGTTACAACAATGGTTGATGGTGTTGAAGGTAAGTTTACAGGTGTTCCATCAACATATATGGGCGCACTTGGCGTATTCGCTGCATTGATTGTCGCAATTATTACGGTTGAAATTTATCGATTTGTTGTTAATAAAAAACTTGTTATTAAAATGCCAGAGGGAGTTCCTCCAATGGTATCTCAATCATTTATCGCTTTAATCCCAAGTTTCTTTGTAATTTTATTCTGGTGGTTATTAGGTCATGTTTTCCAATTAAACATTCCAGAATTGATTGCAGGTGTGTTTAAACCATTAGTAGCCGTTGGTGATTCACCAATTGTTGTGATGATTGCAACACTTTTAAACCGAATCTTATGGGCTGTTGGAATTCACGGATCTAACATCGTAAACTCAGTAGGTGGTACATTCTGGGGTCAAATGTCACAATTGAACCTTGCTGCATTTGAAGCTACCGGTACACTTGCAAATCTCCCACACACATATACATCCGTATTTATGGATAACTATATTTGGACCGGGTTGTTCCCATTATCACTTTGCTTAATTATGTCAAAATCACCACGTTTAAGCGGTTTAGGTAAACTTGCTTTAGCTGCATCCTTATTCAATATTGGTGAACCTCTTATCTTTGGATTACCAATTATGTTGAATCCACTCATGATGATTCCATTCATCTTAAGTTACTTAGTGCTAGCACTTGCCGCAATTGTTTTAACAACATTAGGTGTTATACCAGTACCGGCATTGATGATTTCTTGGATTACACCAGCACCGATTAAAACATATTTAGCGACAGCAGGAAGTATTCCAGCAACAGCGTTTGTACTCGTTGGTTGGGTATTTATGTTCCTATGCTTCTATCCATTTGTGAAGGCAATGGAGAAAAACGACCTCGCTGAAATGGCTGCTGCGGAACAAGCAGAAGAAAACTAA
- a CDS encoding carbonic anhydrase, translating into MRHKWENSLDLLKDGNLRFTNQTVRNSHHAQHEMEDLGTGQNPYAIILSCSDSRVSPDIIFDCKLGDLFLIQNAGNISDSSVLGSIEYAVENLKTPLVVVLGHSQCGAISAAFNNLSLDGNLKTIVDQIKGHILSEGIDHSSENHAQKTASEIADNSSIKRHDVKVVSAFYDITTGLVSWL; encoded by the coding sequence ATGCGTCATAAATGGGAAAATTCACTAGATTTATTAAAAGATGGAAATCTTCGCTTTACAAATCAAACGGTTCGAAATTCACATCATGCTCAACATGAGATGGAAGACTTAGGAACGGGACAAAATCCTTATGCGATTATTCTTAGTTGTTCGGATTCTCGTGTGTCACCGGATATTATATTTGATTGTAAGTTAGGGGATTTGTTTTTGATTCAAAATGCTGGTAATATTTCAGATTCTTCGGTGTTAGGAAGTATTGAATATGCGGTTGAGAATCTTAAAACGCCTTTAGTTGTCGTCTTAGGTCATAGTCAATGCGGTGCTATCAGTGCCGCGTTCAATAACCTATCACTTGATGGGAATCTAAAAACCATTGTGGATCAAATCAAAGGACACATTTTAAGTGAAGGCATTGATCATTCATCGGAAAACCACGCTCAAAAAACGGCTTCAGAAATCGCAGACAATTCGTCTATCAAACGTCATGATGTTAAAGTTGTGAGTGCGTTTTATGACATAACAACAGGACTTGTATCGTGGTTATAA
- a CDS encoding ABC-F family ATP-binding cassette domain-containing protein — protein MISTNNLSLMFDGKALFEEVSITFTEGNCYGVIGANGAGKSTFLKLLSGELEPTSGHISIPNGKRLSFLKQDHFAFDDFTVLETVIMGNEKLYEIMKEKEVIYAKEDFSEADGIRAGELEEQFADMDGWNAEAEVFTLLNGLGVDRQYHESKMEQLTGSDKVKVLLAQAIFGNPDILLLDEPTNHLDLEAIQWLEEFLINFESTVILVSHDRHFLNKTCTHIADIDFGKIQLFVGNYDFWYESSQLILRQMKDANKKKEEKIKELQDFIDRFSANASKSKQATSRKQALSKIKLDEMVPSKRRYPFIEFKPKRNLGSSVLEVGDLSATLDGKELFTNLSFTIGNNEKVAFVGDQEITKSRFFDIITERVQPDAGFVHWGSSVDYGYFNKNFDEDFETDERIVDWLMEFSDEKDETYVRGFLGRMIFAGDDALKKLNVLSGGEKVRCMMSKMMIMGKNVLILDEPTNHLDMESITALNNALIKFPGTILLASHDHQIIETTATRIMEFKEDGTLVDYLGTYQEYLDRK, from the coding sequence GTGATTAGTACAAATAATTTATCGTTAATGTTTGATGGCAAGGCATTATTCGAAGAGGTATCTATAACATTTACAGAAGGTAATTGTTATGGTGTCATCGGTGCAAACGGTGCAGGAAAATCAACCTTCCTGAAACTCTTATCCGGTGAGCTTGAACCAACAAGTGGTCATATATCAATTCCAAATGGAAAACGACTCTCGTTTTTAAAACAAGATCATTTTGCCTTCGATGATTTTACAGTTTTAGAAACAGTTATCATGGGGAACGAAAAACTCTATGAGATTATGAAAGAAAAAGAAGTGATCTACGCAAAAGAAGATTTCTCAGAAGCGGATGGAATTCGTGCTGGTGAACTGGAAGAACAATTTGCGGATATGGATGGTTGGAATGCTGAAGCAGAAGTGTTCACATTATTAAATGGTCTAGGCGTTGATCGTCAGTATCACGAATCGAAAATGGAACAACTTACAGGTTCTGATAAAGTTAAAGTATTATTAGCCCAAGCAATTTTTGGTAATCCTGATATTCTTCTACTTGATGAGCCAACAAACCACCTTGACCTTGAAGCCATTCAATGGCTTGAAGAATTCTTAATTAATTTTGAAAGTACCGTAATTTTAGTATCCCATGACCGTCACTTTTTAAATAAAACATGTACTCATATTGCGGATATTGATTTCGGTAAAATTCAGTTATTTGTAGGAAACTATGACTTCTGGTATGAATCCAGTCAATTAATCCTTCGTCAAATGAAAGATGCAAATAAGAAAAAAGAAGAAAAAATTAAAGAACTTCAAGATTTTATTGATCGCTTTAGTGCAAATGCTTCAAAATCAAAACAAGCAACCTCACGTAAACAAGCTCTATCAAAAATCAAACTTGATGAGATGGTACCTTCAAAACGTCGTTACCCATTTATTGAGTTTAAACCAAAACGTAATCTCGGAAGTTCAGTATTAGAAGTTGGCGATTTGAGTGCTACTTTAGATGGCAAAGAACTTTTCACAAATTTAAGTTTCACAATTGGAAATAACGAAAAGGTAGCGTTCGTAGGAGACCAAGAAATCACTAAATCACGCTTTTTTGATATCATTACAGAACGAGTTCAACCAGATGCTGGTTTTGTGCATTGGGGATCAAGTGTTGATTATGGATACTTCAATAAAAACTTTGATGAAGATTTTGAAACTGATGAACGAATTGTTGATTGGCTCATGGAATTTTCTGATGAAAAAGATGAAACGTATGTACGTGGATTTTTAGGACGCATGATTTTTGCTGGAGATGATGCATTGAAGAAACTTAATGTTCTATCCGGTGGTGAAAAAGTGCGTTGTATGATGTCCAAGATGATGATTATGGGTAAAAACGTTCTAATTCTTGATGAACCAACAAACCATCTTGATATGGAGTCCATTACTGCATTGAATAATGCACTGATTAAATTCCCAGGTACAATTCTTTTAGCGTCACATGATCACCAAATTATTGAAACAACCGCAACACGTATTATGGAATTTAAAGAAGATGGTACGCTTGTAGACTATCTCGGAACATACCAAGAATATTTAGACCGTAAATAA